CTTGTCGGTACCGTCGAAGAAAGACCTAACGAGCCGATCAGGGTTTGGATCTGTGGGTATGGGTTACAGTGTTTGATCCatgtggttttggtttggtctGAGTATTGGAGGAGAAACACGACGCGTAGAGCTAGGGATTTGGAGTCTGGAGATAGTGCCGCCGCCGATCATGAAGAACACAGTGAGTAtgatcatgaagaagaagaagaagaagaagaagaagaagacagtgaCAATTCAACAACTTACAGGTTTGATTGACTAATCTCAATTTCATGAATTTATGAAGatgaaattgatgttttttttgtcgtttatGTGATTGAATTTGCCATTGGGATGATGGATTTGTTGTAATCAGTTTTGCTAAAAGATGTGAGTCTATAAACACTGTGGTATCATTCGTATGGTGGATCATTGGATTCTACTGGGTTGTTGAAGGTGGTGATAAGCTTTTAGGAGAAGCTCCTAATCTTTACTGGTATCAGATTCTATCATAGTATTAGTATTTGCTGCTCATTCAAAAACAAGAGTTATTGTTTCTGTGTGTTCCAAATCTTCCTGGTTTTTGCAGGTTGTCGGTGACTTTTCTGGCGATTGACGTCTTCTTCGCCATTTTCTGTATTGTGTTGGCTTGCCTTGTTGGAATAGCTCTCTGCTGCTGTCTTCCCTGCATCATCGCTCTTCTCTACGCCGTTGCAGGAACGGTATGAACATGAACATGGATAGCCTCTCATCAATCTTTGTTGACTTTAAAGACTTACAAACGCCTTTTCTTGTGGGTTATACAGGAAGGAGTATCAGAGGCTGAGCTCGGTGTTCTTCCCCTTTACAAATTTAAGGCTTTCCATACCAACGAGAAGAACATTGCCGGACCTGGCAAAATGGTTCCTATACGGACCAAAGGACTATGCTTAGCAACTGAAAGAACACTGCTTGCTGAGGATGCGGTAAAGCCAAATTTATTATGACAACAACTTTGTTACGTATAAACTCTGctttttatttagtttcataGGTTTCTTCTACTTGGTTTTTCTTGATAGGACTGTTGCATATGTCTGAGCTCATACGAAGATGGTGCAGAGCTTCATGCTCTTCCTTGCAACCACCATTTTCATTCGACCTGTATTGTGAAATGGCTTAAAATGAGAGCAACATGCCCTCTCTGCAAATACAACATTCTTAAAGGAACAACTGACGAATCTTGAAGACAAAACCCAACTAAGAAGAGGGATTAATATTCTGCACATATGGATACAGATTCCATAGCTTCAATTAAAAGACttctgtatatatttatataactatCAAAGTCATGtatcttttgttaaaattatccatttttaaatgtaaaagatGACAATTTACAAATGCCCTTTACTATATTTGCCCATATTTGAGAACACAACAGCTGCTGATGATGCCTATAGCTCAAATCATAAGTAAGTTCAAGAACAGCTCACTTCATTGTCACATTGTTTGCTGCAATCTGCATCACTTACTGCTGTTGCAAGCCCTCTTTTATGCATATCGAGAAGCAAATCCGAAACAGCGGTCATGTTTCCCTCCTTTTCATAAGCTCTAATCAGTAGATCAAAAACAGCCAAATCAGGGCATATTCCAATTCTCAACATTTCATCGAAAACTTGTCTAGCCTCGACCATCAATCCCTTGCTAGCTAACCCATAAATCAATGTTGTGTAGGTTAACAAATCAAGCTCGAGACCCTCTTGAACcattttggtttttaacttaAAANTCTGATCAAACAATTGTCTGCAAAGATCTTGAAGACAGTGTCTGGTGCTCAGATCCATGAATCTGAAGACTGTTTGCAGGTAGGATCTTTCAAGGGGTCTTTGTGTCTGAAAGAGAAGTGTATGCATCGACCAGAGATAAGCAGTTGTAGTGAAGCTGTGTTCTTGTGTTGCAACTGGTCTGTTGC
The sequence above is drawn from the Camelina sativa cultivar DH55 chromosome 4, Cs, whole genome shotgun sequence genome and encodes:
- the LOC104779496 gene encoding E3 ubiquitin protein ligase RIE1; amino-acid sequence: MSSSSSDSTAARDQHAPLLRPRREGSSPSSARARPTALAVLLGRITGHRAPSMLVRETAARALEERRIDWGYSKPVVAADILWNAALVLASAVMLVGTVEERPNEPIRVWICGYGLQCLIHVVLVWSEYWRRNTTRRARDLESGDSAAADHEEHSEYDHEEEEEEEEEEDSDNSTTYSFAKRCESINTVVSFVWWIIGFYWVVEGGDKLLGEAPNLYWLSVTFLAIDVFFAIFCIVLACLVGIALCCCLPCIIALLYAVAGTEGVSEAELGVLPLYKFKAFHTNEKNIAGPGKMVPIRTKGLCLATERTLLAEDADCCICLSSYEDGAELHALPCNHHFHSTCIVKWLKMRATCPLCKYNILKGTTDES